In one window of Acidobacteriota bacterium DNA:
- the rsmB gene encoding 16S rRNA (cytosine(967)-C(5))-methyltransferase RsmB: MAVRSKARRLAYNILRVFEAGKPPLSILLENIHLVPLDSRELSLAYELIVGLIRWLPKIDHILSLYSNKPLESLDIPVRIALRLGVYQLLFLDRVPRHAAIDESVELAKSEAGRSGASYVNAVLREISREPDRITFPDREKDVERWLSIYYSHPEWLVSRWIKRFGPERTEELLSANNRHAPICIWVNSKVHPTDLVLAELRREEVEVVPSEYLDDAFIIKEGLPHRTGIFRAGGFYIQDEASQLIHLIFGKELSGKVADLCAAPGGKSLRMALAMGDRGFVVSVDASPSRINSLKENIKRMRVANIFPLVADLEEGIPLKEEFDFVLLDAPCSGTGVIRRNPDIKWRLREEEIVRLSARQFRMLNEAAKIVRQGGLLLYSVCSIEEEETDALATSFLKANPHFELEDPSVGLPAKARKFVDGGAGCETSSRTFFRTYPHRDNLDGFFASLFRRIAS, translated from the coding sequence TTGGCTGTCAGATCGAAAGCTCGAAGGTTAGCTTATAACATTCTCAGGGTCTTTGAGGCCGGGAAGCCGCCTCTTTCTATCCTCCTTGAAAATATTCACCTTGTTCCACTTGACAGCAGAGAGCTTTCTCTGGCTTATGAGCTCATCGTGGGTCTGATAAGATGGCTTCCAAAGATTGATCATATCCTTTCCCTCTATTCAAACAAACCGCTTGAATCACTGGATATTCCCGTGAGGATTGCACTCAGGCTAGGCGTCTATCAGTTGCTTTTTCTTGATAGGGTTCCTCGTCATGCTGCCATCGATGAATCGGTCGAGCTCGCAAAGAGCGAAGCAGGCAGAAGCGGAGCATCTTACGTGAACGCCGTGCTGAGAGAAATATCGAGAGAGCCTGACAGAATAACCTTTCCCGACAGGGAAAAGGATGTTGAAAGGTGGCTTTCCATCTATTACTCCCATCCAGAATGGCTGGTCTCAAGGTGGATCAAAAGATTCGGTCCGGAGAGAACCGAAGAACTCCTCAGTGCCAATAACAGACATGCTCCAATTTGCATATGGGTCAATAGCAAGGTTCATCCAACGGATCTTGTCCTTGCCGAGTTGAGAAGGGAGGAAGTAGAGGTCGTACCTTCTGAATATCTCGATGATGCCTTTATCATCAAAGAGGGGCTTCCTCACAGGACTGGGATCTTCAGGGCAGGGGGCTTCTACATTCAGGATGAGGCTTCCCAGCTAATCCATCTCATTTTCGGGAAGGAACTGTCTGGCAAGGTTGCGGATCTGTGCGCCGCTCCAGGAGGAAAGAGTCTGAGAATGGCTCTGGCCATGGGAGACAGAGGTTTTGTAGTCTCAGTCGATGCATCACCGTCGAGGATCAATTCACTTAAGGAAAATATCAAGCGGATGAGAGTGGCAAATATCTTCCCTCTTGTTGCAGATCTCGAAGAGGGCATCCCTCTAAAAGAAGAGTTTGATTTCGTCCTGCTCGATGCCCCTTGCTCTGGGACGGGAGTGATCAGACGAAACCCCGACATCAAGTGGAGGCTTCGAGAAGAAGAGATCGTAAGACTATCTGCAAGACAGTTCCGCATGTTGAACGAAGCAGCAAAGATTGTAAGACAGGGTGGACTTCTACTTTACTCTGTCTGCAGTATCGAAGAGGAAGAAACAGATGCTCTCGCAACATCTTTCTTAAAAGCAAATCCTCATTTCGAACTTGAAGATCCCTCGGTAGGACTTCCCGCAAAAGCCAGAAAATTCGTCGATGGAGGAGCTGGATGTGAGACGTCTTCCCGTACTTTCTTCAGGACATATCCCCACAGGGATAACCTCGATGGCTTCTTTGCTTCCCTCTTTCGAAGAATAGCCTCCTGA